Proteins encoded by one window of Scatophagus argus isolate fScaArg1 chromosome 8, fScaArg1.pri, whole genome shotgun sequence:
- the tmed4 gene encoding transmembrane emp24 domain-containing protein 4, giving the protein MFCNPAAGVLLVFAWFYPSYALYFHIGETEKKCFIEEIPDETMVIGKYRTQLWDKQTSSFLPSTPGLGMHVEIKDPDTKIILSRQYGSDGRFTFTSHTPGEHQICLHSNSTKMALFAGGKLRVHLDIQVGEHTNNYPEIAAKDKLTELQLRVRQLLDQVEQIQKEQNYQRYREERFRMTSESTNQRVLWWSIAQTLILIVTGIWQMKHLKSFFEAKKLV; this is encoded by the exons ATGTTCTGCAACCCTGCTGCTGGAGTTCTTTTAGTGTTTGCTTGGTTTTATCCAAGTTACGCACTGTATTTCCACATTGGAGAGACGGAGAAAAAATGCTTTATTGAAGAAATCCCAGACGAGACTATGGTTATTG GAAAATACAGGACTCAGCTGTGGGACAAGCAGACGAGTTCCTTCCTCCCATCCACCCCTGGCCTTGGGATGCATGTTGAGATCAAGGATCCAGATACAAAA ATTATTCTTTCACGTCAATATGGATCAGATGGACGGTTCACCTTCACTTCTCACACTCCTGGAGAACATCAGATCTGTTTGCACTCCAACTCCACCAAGATGGCTCTTTTTGCAGGCGGGAAACTG AGAGTGCATCTGGATATTCAGGTGGGAGAACATACCAACAACTATCCTGAAATTGCAGCTAAGGACAAACTCACAGAGTTGCAGCTGCGAGTCCGACAGCTACTGGACCAAGTTGAACAGATCCAGAAAGAGCAAAACTACCAGAGG TATCGTGAGGAGCGGTTTCGCATGACGAGCGAGAGCACCAACCAGCGGGTTCTTTGGTGGTCCATTGCTCAGACACTCATCCTCATTGTCACCGGCATTTGGCAGATGAAACACCTCAAAAGCTTCTTTGAGGCCAAGAAACTGGTGTAA
- the LOC124062899 gene encoding pyridoxal phosphate homeostasis protein isoform X1, whose translation MWKVAMSEEVVTALQSVVERVNQAAARRPKTLPAVSPRLVAVSKTKPPDMVVVAYRQGQRNFGENYVNELVDKASDPLILNSCPEIKWHFIGHLQKNNVNKLLGVPNLFLVETVDSVKLADRVNSSWQRIRGASTQRLKVMLQINTSGEQSKHGLPPEHTVETVKHIVSQCSALQFSGLMTIGRYGYDLTQGPNPDFQMLLSRRQELCDSLKLPLEEVELSMGMSTDFEHAIEVGATNVRVGSIIFGNREYPNSAANTPNPSPAPSPAPSPAPSPEKTSKMVSEEAAKKMQHLSVSGH comes from the exons ATGTGGAAAGTAGCAATGTCGGAGGAGGTTGTGACTGCGCTACAGTCGGTGGTGGAGAGGGTGAATCAGGCGGCGGCACGGCGGCCTAAG ACACTGCCAGCTGTGTCGCCCCGCCTCGTAGCTGTCAGCAAGACAAAGCCCCCAGACATGGTTGTGGTGGCCTACAGACAAGGACAGCGTAACTTCGGAGAAAATTAT GTCAATGAACTTGTGGACAAAGCGTCAGATCCTCTG ATTTTGAACTCATGTCCAGAAATCAAGTGGCACTTTATAGGTCACCTACAGAAGAATAATGTCAACAAACTTTTGG GCGTCCCAAACCTGTTCCTTGTGGAGACCGTGGACTCGGTGAAACTGGCTGACAGGGTCAACAGCTCATGGCAGCGCATCAGAGGAGCCAGCACACAGAGGTTAAAGGTCATGTTGCAGATCAACACCAGCGGAGAACAGA GTAAACATGGCCTGCCACCAGAACACACAGTGGAGACGGTGAAGCATATTGTGTCCCAGTGCTCCGCCCTCCAATTCTCAGGACTCATGACCATCGGACGCTATGGCTACGACCTCACCCAGGGCCCCAACCCGGACTTTCAG ATGCTGCTGAGTCGGAGACAGGAGTTGTGTGACAGTCTGAAGCTGCCTCTGGAGGAGGTGGAACTCAGCATGGGTATGTCCACAGATTTTGAACACGCG ATTGAAGTGGGCGCCACCAACGTGCGAGTGGGTAGTATTATATTCGGCAACAGGGAGTATCCGAACAGTGCAGCCAACACTCCAAATCCCAGTCCGGCTCCCAGTCCGGCCCCCAGTCCAGCTCCCAGCCCTGAGAAAACATCCAAGATGGTGTCAGAAGAGGCTGCCAAGAAGATGCAGCACCTCAGTGTGTCAGGACACTAA
- the LOC124062899 gene encoding pyridoxal phosphate homeostasis protein isoform X2 — translation MWKVAMSEEVVTALQSVVERVNQAAARRPKTLPAVSPRLVAVSKTKPPDMVVVAYRQGQRNFGENYVNELVDKASDPLILNSCPEIKWHFIGHLQKNNVNKLLGVPNLFLVETVDSVKLADRVNSSWQRIRGASTQRLKVMLQINTSGEQSKHGLPPEHTVETVKHIVSQCSALQFSGLMTIGRYGYDLTQGPNPDFQMLLSRRQELCDSLKLPLEEVELSMGMSTDFEHAYSTSTNRDY, via the exons ATGTGGAAAGTAGCAATGTCGGAGGAGGTTGTGACTGCGCTACAGTCGGTGGTGGAGAGGGTGAATCAGGCGGCGGCACGGCGGCCTAAG ACACTGCCAGCTGTGTCGCCCCGCCTCGTAGCTGTCAGCAAGACAAAGCCCCCAGACATGGTTGTGGTGGCCTACAGACAAGGACAGCGTAACTTCGGAGAAAATTAT GTCAATGAACTTGTGGACAAAGCGTCAGATCCTCTG ATTTTGAACTCATGTCCAGAAATCAAGTGGCACTTTATAGGTCACCTACAGAAGAATAATGTCAACAAACTTTTGG GCGTCCCAAACCTGTTCCTTGTGGAGACCGTGGACTCGGTGAAACTGGCTGACAGGGTCAACAGCTCATGGCAGCGCATCAGAGGAGCCAGCACACAGAGGTTAAAGGTCATGTTGCAGATCAACACCAGCGGAGAACAGA GTAAACATGGCCTGCCACCAGAACACACAGTGGAGACGGTGAAGCATATTGTGTCCCAGTGCTCCGCCCTCCAATTCTCAGGACTCATGACCATCGGACGCTATGGCTACGACCTCACCCAGGGCCCCAACCCGGACTTTCAG ATGCTGCTGAGTCGGAGACAGGAGTTGTGTGACAGTCTGAAGCTGCCTCTGGAGGAGGTGGAACTCAGCATGGGTATGTCCACAGATTTTGAACACGCG tACTCAACAAGCACGAACAGAGACTACTG A
- the snrpg gene encoding small nuclear ribonucleoprotein G: MSKAHPPELKKFMDKKLSLKLNGGRHVQGILRGFDPFMNLVVDDTLEMGPGGQQNSIGMVVIRGNSIIMLEALERV; this comes from the exons atgagcaaagcACACCCGCCAGAATTAAAGAA gttcATGGATAAGAAGCTTTCGT TGAAGCTGAATGGAGGCAGACATGTGCAGGGCATCCTCCGAGGGTTTGACCCCTTTATGAACCTGGTGGTGGATGACACTCTGGAGATGGGCCCCGGAGGACAACAGAACAGTATCGGCATGGTG gTCATCAGGGGAAACAGTATCATCATGTTGGAAGCCCTGGAGAGAGtatga
- the si:ch211-148l7.4 gene encoding zinc finger protein 616, producing the protein MDSVSWSATRAQESFSRSVKSADTLSKLASFIARAETKQSTRNQRQQPSHLPTYVCQECGKGFPYATDLLHHQELKHTLPKPHRCPFCGQEFSLRSSLHLHKCEHESSLCELCHGESRLGSPCPACTVHTSDPDRPQDKSPHRQPHLLDSSPYACAPCGRGFSQKQALLHHQQAGCSEPPSPSYIVDTSSLPDDSPPVSEGDSIRSDSSDAPESSSRAISMCQFCPRTFRTDVGLQRHKQINHAEELLVALQGQKAKAEGTGGEARKGENTKVDGDLVKRPKSRKKLLNCRSCDMVFRSTSKLYLHRKEKHSREKNIRREPRPVMSKRRGGGTYLCQVCGKVFFHHLSLRAHYRQHTALGFTTIKNKGCTTKDSKLPEGRPNKVKTNIAGNKTIKAGPGRPRKVAKLKSNVTDEERCRKVPEMEEDEEIEKEFPCPSCAEVFSEQSQLREHVELHQSSMKRGQCSVCTNEMDTCKWLGSKRQRLYHCVPCQQGFSVLDSFLEHCQEHLRVRVEEDSITEGYTHPTSKA; encoded by the coding sequence ATGGATAGTGTCAGTTGGAGCGCCACAAGGGCCCAAGAGTCATTCAGTCGTTCTGTGAAATCAGCAGACACTCTGTCCAAACTTGCCAGCTTCATTGCACgggctgaaacaaaacaaagcacacgAAACCAGCGGCAGCAACCATCCCACCTGCCCACATATGTTTGTCAGGAATGTGGTAAGGGCTTCCCTTATGCAACAGATCTGTTGCACCACCAGGAATTAAAACACACTTTACCCAAGCCTCACCGGTGCCCCTTTTGTGGGCAGGAGTTCTCTCTGAGGTCATCCTTACATTTACACAAGTGTGAACATGAGTCCTCACTTTGTGAACTTTGTCATGGGGAGTCACGGCTTGGTTCTCCATGTCCTGCATGTACAGTTCATACCTCCGATCCGGACAGACCGCAGGACAAGTCGCCTCATCGCCAGCCTCACCTCCTGGACAGCAGCCCTTATGCATGTGCGCCATGTGGAAGAGGTTTCAGCCAGAAGCAAGCTCTGCTACACCATCAGCAGGCAGGCTGTAGTGAACCACCATCTCCATCGTATATAGTTGATACCAGTAGCCTTCCAGATGATTCTCCACCAGTTTCTGAGGGAGACTCGATCCGCTCTGATTCTTCAGACGCCCCAGAATCCAGCAGCAGAGCCATCAGTATGTGCCAGTTTTGTCCGAGAACCTTCCGCACAGATGTTGGACTGCAACGTCACAAACAGATCAACCATGCAGAGGAGTTGCTAGTGGCTCTACAAGGACAAAAAGCCAAAGCGGAAGGTACTGGTGGAGAAGCACGAAAAGGGGAGAATACCAAAGTGGATGGAGATCTTGTGAAAAGGCCAAAATCCAGAAAGAAGCTTTTGAACTGTCGATCTTGTGACATGGTTTTCAGGAGCACCTCTAAGCTGTATCTgcacagaaaagagaagcacAGCAGGGAGAAAAATATCAGGAGAGAACCAAGGCCTGTCATGAGCAAACGCAGAGGAGGAGGCACATATCTGTGTCAGGTTTGTGGAAAAGTCTTCTTCCATCATTTGTCTCTTAGGGCACATTATAGGCAACACACAGCCTTAGGCTTCACCACAATCAAAAATAAAGGATGTACCACCAAAGACTCCAAGTTACCAGAAGGTAGACCAAATAAAGTAAAAACCAACATAGCAGGTAACAAGACAATTAAGGCTGGTCCAGGCAGGCCAAGAAAAGTGGCCAAACTAAAGAGCAACGTTACTGATGAAGAGAGATGCAGAAAAGTGCCTGAaatggaggaggatgaagagattGAAAAAGAGTTCCCATGCCCCTCCTGTGCAGAGGTTTTTTCTGAGCAGTCGCAGCTAAGGGAGCATGTGGAGCTCCACCAGTCCTCCATGAAGAGAGGACAGTGTAGTGTGTGCACAAACGAGATGGACACCTGTAAATGGCTGGGCTCCAAGAGACAGAGGCTGTACCACTGTGTGCCCTGCCAGCAGGGCTTCTCGGTGCTGGACTCTTTCCTAGAACATTGTCAGGAGCACCTGCGAGTcagggtggaggaggacagCATCACAGAGGGATACACACATCCGACCAGCAAAGCCTGA